One region of Polynucleobacter paneuropaeus genomic DNA includes:
- a CDS encoding YicC/YloC family endoribonuclease, which yields MISSMTGYGSASRQVSLGAGVLADLQMECRAVNSRFLDLGFRLPDECRAAEPALREMVTQSLGRGKVEFRAAWRINSNGAAASKANPHALGALNQDAVDALYALQEKVQAGFPQAEPMSVSEILRWSGVLSEPRGDEDGWLAATVEAGRAALSALMDSRAAEGQALVKVLLNITQKMREIVAKVEPLIPGYVAQYQEKLTERLSEALAAQAQAKSGAELMERIRQEVVLYAVRIDVAEEFARLKTHLQAVDLALAGKGPVGKRLDFLMQELNREANTLSSKSVAEECTQAALELKLLIEQMREQVQNLE from the coding sequence ATGATATCGAGCATGACCGGTTATGGCAGCGCTTCTCGCCAAGTCTCCTTGGGGGCGGGTGTGCTTGCTGATCTGCAAATGGAGTGTCGAGCGGTCAATAGCCGTTTTTTAGACCTCGGATTTCGTTTACCAGACGAGTGTCGGGCTGCCGAGCCAGCTCTGCGGGAGATGGTGACCCAAAGCCTGGGTCGAGGCAAAGTCGAGTTTAGGGCAGCATGGCGTATTAATTCAAATGGTGCGGCTGCAAGTAAAGCTAATCCGCATGCCTTGGGCGCTCTCAATCAAGACGCTGTAGACGCTCTTTATGCCCTGCAAGAAAAGGTCCAAGCAGGTTTTCCCCAAGCTGAGCCAATGAGCGTGAGCGAGATTCTGCGTTGGTCAGGCGTTCTTTCGGAGCCGCGTGGTGACGAAGATGGCTGGTTGGCTGCCACTGTTGAAGCGGGTCGAGCTGCACTAAGTGCTCTGATGGACAGCCGAGCTGCCGAGGGTCAAGCCTTAGTAAAAGTACTCCTGAATATCACGCAAAAGATGCGCGAGATTGTGGCTAAAGTAGAACCCCTCATTCCAGGCTATGTGGCTCAGTATCAAGAAAAACTGACAGAACGTTTATCAGAAGCCTTGGCTGCTCAAGCACAAGCCAAAAGTGGTGCCGAGCTGATGGAACGTATTCGTCAGGAAGTGGTCTTATATGCTGTACGCATTGATGTGGCCGAAGAGTTTGCGCGCCTGAAAACACATCTTCAAGCAGTGGATTTGGCTTTAGCAGGGAAGGGACCTGTTGGTAAGCGCCTCGATTTTTTAATGCAAGAACTCAATCGAGAGGCTAATACCCTGAGCTCCAAATCAGTAGCCGAAGAATGTACTCAAGCGGCATTAGAGCTCAAACTATTGATTGAGCAAATGCGCGAGCAAGTGCAAAATTTAGAGTAA
- the gmk gene encoding guanylate kinase, whose amino-acid sequence MTITNAYQGSMLMIVAPSGAGKSSLVNALLQSEPGLIISLSTTTRSPRPGEVDGKDYRFVTPEVFKQERDQGQFLEWAEVHGHFYGTSKTWIEQQMQTGSDVILEIDWQGAQQIRKLIPVVQWIFIFPPSIEALEERLRKRGQDEEATIERRLAAAHIELQHAHEANFIVINDAFDQALADLRHILAASRLRSGPVMARNPVLLKRLGV is encoded by the coding sequence ATGACCATAACTAACGCTTACCAAGGTAGCATGCTGATGATTGTGGCACCCTCGGGTGCTGGTAAATCTTCTTTGGTTAATGCCTTGTTACAGAGTGAGCCTGGCTTAATCATTTCGCTTTCAACAACGACGCGCTCACCTCGACCAGGTGAAGTGGATGGCAAGGATTACCGCTTTGTTACTCCTGAAGTATTTAAACAGGAACGTGATCAAGGACAGTTCTTGGAATGGGCTGAGGTACATGGTCATTTTTATGGCACATCGAAAACTTGGATTGAACAGCAAATGCAAACGGGCAGCGATGTGATTTTAGAAATCGATTGGCAAGGTGCTCAGCAGATTCGTAAACTGATTCCGGTGGTGCAGTGGATCTTCATCTTTCCACCCTCGATTGAAGCACTTGAAGAGCGTTTACGTAAAAGAGGGCAGGATGAAGAGGCGACGATTGAAAGACGTCTAGCCGCAGCCCATATCGAGTTGCAGCATGCTCATGAGGCCAATTTCATTGTGATTAATGACGCCTTTGATCAAGCCTTAGCAGATTTGCGCCATATTCTGGCAGCAAGCCGCCTGCGCTCAGGCCCCGTTATGGCGCGTAACCCCGTGCTTTTAAAGCGCCTTGGGGTGTAA
- the rpoZ gene encoding DNA-directed RNA polymerase subunit omega has product MARITVEDCLKTIPNRFELVLAATYRARQLVQGHSPRVESRDKATVVALREVAAGVTDRDMLTKVPL; this is encoded by the coding sequence ATGGCCCGTATTACTGTAGAAGATTGTCTTAAAACTATTCCTAACCGTTTTGAACTGGTTTTGGCTGCCACTTATCGTGCTCGCCAATTGGTTCAAGGTCACTCTCCACGCGTTGAGTCCAGAGATAAAGCAACCGTAGTTGCCTTGCGCGAAGTTGCTGCTGGTGTTACCGACCGTGACATGCTGACCAAAGTACCTCTATAA
- a CDS encoding RelA/SpoT family protein has translation MLDIPNASEVQAGKKSIIATLLAQSSRHLFGPTSAPTLPLKHQVVSIEGLLSKLSYLKPDEISQIKKAFQYSDAAHLGQYRHSGEPYITHPVAVAELCATWKLDAASIMAALMHDVIEDTGSTKAELVERFGTKVAELVEGLTKLDKLEFQSHAEAQAESFRKMFMAMARDVRVILVKLADRTHNMRTLDAVPMEKRRRVAAETIEIYAPIAHRLGLNLIYRELQDLSFRYSMPMRFRVIEQAVKRARGNRKEMVEKILQSARMAFAKSDLVVDLQGREKTLFSIYSKMRAKHVNFSQVLDVYAFRVTVSSIDECYRALGILHALFKPMPGKFKDYIAIPKLNGYQSLHTTLIGPSGVPVEFQIRTSDMHAVAEAGVAAHWAYKDGAPDMSEVQNRAHQWLQSLIDIQDSSGDPQEFLEHVKIDLFPDAVYVFTPKGHIRALPRGATALDFAYSIHSDLGNTCVAVKINGLQLPLRSELKNGDIIEVVTSASSQPNPGWLAFVRTGKARAAIRHSLKTKHYSESLQLGERLLMSALRQQGVDAALLTTEVWEKLLHWTGDKTREEACVNIALGRRSPQELAIRLKILLDEEGTGDQMRLDSADWVATQLEPTYSHQRQAIIVDGREGNSISFQSCCHPIPGDNIIGYLGKGEGLHIHTNDCPHALRMLSKDGDKWVEVEWGKEINREFEVDLAIDTRQGKGVLARVASSITSADTNILNVSMDDRYKEDSVVIRFTIQVSDRLHLSKVMRNLRSNHDVMRLTRTRSE, from the coding sequence CTGCTTGATATCCCGAATGCATCTGAAGTACAGGCAGGTAAGAAATCGATCATTGCCACTTTGTTGGCGCAATCGAGTCGACACCTCTTCGGCCCTACTTCTGCACCTACACTTCCCCTTAAGCATCAAGTTGTATCGATTGAAGGTTTGCTCAGTAAGCTGAGCTATCTCAAGCCTGATGAGATCAGCCAAATCAAGAAAGCGTTTCAGTACTCTGATGCTGCCCACTTAGGTCAATACCGCCATAGCGGCGAACCTTACATTACCCATCCTGTTGCTGTAGCTGAACTGTGCGCAACTTGGAAACTCGATGCAGCATCCATCATGGCCGCTCTAATGCATGATGTGATTGAAGATACCGGTTCCACTAAAGCGGAGCTGGTAGAGCGTTTTGGAACAAAAGTCGCCGAACTTGTCGAGGGTTTAACTAAGCTAGACAAGCTCGAGTTTCAAAGTCATGCTGAAGCGCAGGCAGAGAGTTTTCGCAAAATGTTCATGGCAATGGCTAGGGATGTGCGCGTCATTCTAGTGAAGTTAGCTGACCGTACGCACAACATGCGGACCTTAGATGCCGTGCCAATGGAAAAGCGCCGGCGAGTGGCGGCCGAGACGATTGAAATCTATGCGCCAATTGCACATCGACTCGGCCTCAATCTGATCTATCGTGAATTACAAGATCTCAGCTTCCGCTACTCAATGCCTATGCGCTTTCGGGTCATTGAGCAAGCCGTCAAGCGGGCGCGTGGTAATCGTAAGGAGATGGTGGAAAAGATTCTGCAATCTGCTCGCATGGCCTTTGCAAAATCCGATCTGGTAGTTGACCTACAAGGCCGTGAAAAAACCCTTTTTAGTATTTACTCCAAAATGCGGGCCAAGCATGTGAACTTTTCACAAGTGCTCGATGTCTATGCATTCCGTGTGACGGTCAGTTCGATTGATGAGTGTTACCGCGCTTTGGGAATTTTGCACGCTCTCTTTAAGCCTATGCCTGGTAAGTTTAAGGATTACATCGCAATCCCCAAGCTGAATGGCTATCAATCTTTACACACCACTCTGATTGGTCCTTCTGGAGTGCCGGTAGAGTTTCAGATTCGTACCAGTGATATGCATGCTGTAGCCGAAGCGGGTGTTGCAGCCCACTGGGCTTATAAAGACGGTGCTCCCGATATGAGTGAGGTACAAAACCGAGCCCACCAATGGTTGCAATCGCTGATTGATATTCAGGATAGTAGTGGCGACCCGCAAGAGTTCCTTGAGCATGTCAAGATTGACTTGTTCCCAGATGCGGTTTATGTCTTTACGCCTAAAGGCCATATTCGGGCCTTACCGCGTGGCGCTACTGCGCTTGACTTTGCCTACTCGATCCATAGTGATCTGGGCAATACCTGTGTGGCAGTCAAAATCAATGGTCTGCAATTACCGCTCCGCAGTGAGCTCAAGAACGGCGATATTATTGAGGTGGTTACTTCAGCGAGCTCACAACCCAATCCAGGTTGGTTAGCCTTTGTGCGCACTGGTAAAGCACGTGCTGCCATCCGACATTCTCTAAAGACCAAGCATTATTCAGAATCTCTGCAACTTGGCGAGCGTCTCTTGATGAGTGCTTTGCGGCAGCAGGGCGTTGATGCTGCTTTGTTGACTACCGAGGTTTGGGAAAAGCTACTGCATTGGACGGGGGATAAAACCCGTGAAGAAGCCTGCGTCAACATTGCTTTGGGTCGCCGCTCCCCCCAAGAGCTTGCCATTCGCTTGAAGATTCTGTTGGATGAAGAGGGTACTGGCGATCAAATGCGTTTAGATTCTGCGGATTGGGTCGCAACACAGCTTGAGCCTACCTATTCTCATCAACGCCAGGCCATTATTGTGGATGGTCGTGAAGGTAACTCGATTAGCTTCCAAAGCTGTTGCCATCCCATCCCAGGGGACAATATTATTGGTTATCTCGGTAAAGGTGAAGGTTTGCATATTCACACTAATGATTGCCCTCATGCCTTACGCATGCTTTCTAAAGATGGGGATAAATGGGTCGAGGTAGAGTGGGGCAAAGAGATTAATCGTGAGTTTGAAGTTGATCTGGCAATCGATACCCGTCAAGGCAAAGGTGTACTCGCCAGAGTTGCAAGTAGCATCACCTCAGCGGATACCAATATCTTGAATGTCTCGATGGACGATCGTTACAAAGAAGATTCGGTAGTGATTCGGTTTACGATTCAGGTTTCTGATCGTTTGCACTTATCTAAAGTGATGCGCAACTTACGCTCTAATCATGATGTGATGCGATTGACGCGCACCCGCTCAGAATAG
- the greB gene encoding transcription elongation factor GreB, producing MEEKNYITPTGHERIKTELLQLLDVERPEIVKVVHWAASNGDRSENGDYIYGKKRLREIDRRIHFLNQRLEFAVVVDNAARKSGEADAEQIFFGATVTYAALEGKDVGKETRITIVGVDEVDLEKGYVSWVSPIAKALIKAKLGDCVKIQTPTGPSEIEILEVQYL from the coding sequence ATGGAAGAGAAGAACTACATCACCCCCACCGGTCACGAGCGCATTAAAACTGAGCTTTTGCAGCTTTTAGACGTCGAACGTCCTGAAATTGTGAAGGTTGTCCATTGGGCTGCATCCAATGGTGATCGCTCTGAGAATGGCGACTATATCTATGGCAAAAAACGTTTACGAGAGATTGATCGCCGCATTCATTTCCTCAATCAACGCCTAGAATTCGCAGTGGTGGTCGACAATGCAGCCCGTAAATCGGGTGAAGCCGATGCCGAGCAGATCTTCTTTGGCGCTACCGTTACCTATGCCGCACTCGAAGGTAAGGACGTCGGTAAAGAGACGCGCATCACTATTGTTGGAGTAGATGAAGTCGATCTTGAAAAGGGATATGTGAGTTGGGTCTCACCGATTGCGAAAGCCTTAATCAAGGCCAAGTTGGGTGACTGCGTGAAAATACAAACACCGACGGGACCTTCTGAAATTGAAATTCTGGAAGTACAGTACCTTTAA
- a CDS encoding nucleotide-binding protein: protein METIKVLVTNRKGGVGKSTIAANLAAYLALQKGLKISLIDYDEQSSSSAWIKKAPNIGIETFRAEMSYQSAGMTLLSARSSLRKFSTGFDVSISDLTWTPNMAENFMHDFDVILVPTSTSKFELASTEIFILEYVLRNTPFIAKNKQAIMAVPSRVETNFAETSISTNLASLKMCYVTPPVLRANDIDNFVYEDFFCVSSNATISNYFCRFGEFVAQQILDKKREREAPASKLGAIYSGLGKGILILDRYRQNKKLLGMQARSQTHALKSSELIDNNSSSILAFLIKQN from the coding sequence ATGGAAACAATAAAAGTACTCGTCACAAACCGTAAGGGTGGGGTTGGTAAAAGCACGATTGCCGCCAATCTTGCTGCATACCTAGCTCTTCAAAAGGGCTTGAAAATTTCATTGATTGATTACGACGAGCAAAGTTCATCTTCTGCCTGGATTAAAAAGGCTCCTAATATTGGTATTGAGACTTTTCGAGCTGAGATGTCTTATCAAAGTGCTGGCATGACACTATTGAGCGCCAGATCTTCTTTGCGTAAATTTTCAACAGGTTTTGATGTCAGCATTTCGGACCTTACTTGGACGCCAAATATGGCAGAGAATTTCATGCATGATTTCGATGTCATCTTGGTTCCAACTTCAACTTCGAAATTTGAATTAGCTAGTACCGAAATATTTATTTTGGAATATGTATTGCGCAACACACCTTTTATTGCGAAAAATAAACAAGCAATCATGGCAGTTCCTAGTAGAGTTGAAACGAATTTTGCAGAAACCAGTATTTCTACAAATCTTGCTTCACTGAAAATGTGTTACGTCACCCCTCCTGTATTGCGTGCTAATGATATTGATAACTTTGTTTATGAAGATTTTTTCTGCGTCTCCAGCAATGCCACTATCTCAAATTACTTTTGCCGCTTTGGGGAGTTTGTGGCCCAACAGATTTTAGATAAAAAGCGTGAGCGTGAAGCACCTGCTTCTAAATTGGGCGCCATTTATTCTGGTCTAGGTAAGGGTATTTTGATATTAGATCGCTACCGTCAAAATAAAAAATTATTAGGCATGCAAGCTCGTTCTCAAACTCATGCACTGAAGTCTAGCGAGTTGATTGATAATAATTCTTCATCAATTCTTGCCTTTCTGATCAAGCAAAATTAA
- a CDS encoding bactofilin family protein: MMFGKKNNEHKFSEPLIESFGTIIGSATEFHGSLIVSESVRVDGKIFGNIEERAGQRITIAIGKGGEVHGDIFAFRILVAGMVNGNTYAHERVELHTTANVHGDVTYDTIGIEPGATLNGQMISKRAEPNSSPDSATQLQDTINKIKQDAGISS, encoded by the coding sequence ATGATGTTCGGTAAAAAGAATAATGAACACAAGTTTTCTGAACCGCTGATTGAATCTTTTGGAACCATCATTGGGAGCGCTACGGAATTTCATGGCTCCTTAATTGTTTCTGAAAGTGTGCGAGTAGATGGCAAGATTTTCGGCAATATCGAGGAGCGTGCTGGCCAAAGAATCACCATAGCTATCGGTAAAGGTGGTGAGGTGCATGGTGATATCTTTGCATTCCGAATTCTCGTTGCTGGCATGGTGAATGGAAACACTTATGCCCATGAAAGAGTGGAATTGCATACAACCGCCAATGTTCATGGGGATGTAACGTATGACACCATCGGCATTGAGCCAGGTGCCACACTCAATGGTCAAATGATCTCGAAAAGGGCAGAGCCAAACTCTAGCCCCGACTCAGCTACGCAACTGCAAGATACTATCAATAAGATCAAGCAAGACGCAGGAATTTCTTCTTAG
- a CDS encoding M23 family metallopeptidase, whose product MQIIWISGATSHCRKFNITKTQLTRFAAALGILFIMLGSAVYFLGFRVAIKFDPGMARDMGGVITSEELYHREDEYREKLAKLQGNLKAMDQKIDALSKINEQYAALATPLPLKEKRKDKDNEASAGKGGPYLPLLPYQVNFYENAGLRVDLSKTLETTVSLNQKIQSLKEVWLERYERLIPLPTKPPIAAGYGLSSNFGARIDPITNNPAFHPGIDFNAKPGTQVLAAGNGTVIRAKQDPELGNVIEIKHTEGFTSLYAHCQKLLVNQGDIVVRGQLIAEVGNTGRSTGPHLHFSIYKNGTLLNPMDVLAFTKPAAAKEN is encoded by the coding sequence ATGCAAATCATCTGGATTTCAGGGGCAACCTCCCACTGTAGAAAATTTAATATTACCAAGACCCAGTTAACACGCTTTGCTGCTGCGCTCGGTATTCTGTTCATCATGCTTGGAAGCGCTGTTTATTTCTTGGGCTTTAGGGTCGCCATCAAATTTGATCCCGGCATGGCACGCGATATGGGTGGTGTCATTACCTCAGAAGAGCTTTATCACCGTGAGGACGAATATCGCGAAAAACTTGCCAAGCTCCAGGGCAACCTAAAGGCGATGGACCAGAAAATTGACGCCCTAAGCAAGATTAACGAACAGTATGCTGCGCTAGCAACACCACTCCCTTTAAAGGAAAAGCGCAAAGATAAGGATAACGAAGCGAGCGCAGGCAAAGGCGGCCCCTATCTACCCCTTCTCCCTTATCAAGTGAATTTTTACGAAAACGCTGGCCTTAGAGTTGATCTTAGTAAAACCCTAGAGACCACGGTGAGTCTTAATCAGAAAATACAATCCCTAAAAGAGGTTTGGCTTGAGAGGTATGAACGCTTAATTCCCCTGCCTACAAAACCACCCATAGCCGCTGGCTATGGCTTAAGTAGCAATTTCGGCGCACGTATCGATCCGATCACCAACAATCCCGCCTTTCACCCTGGCATTGATTTCAATGCAAAACCCGGCACTCAAGTTTTGGCTGCAGGTAATGGCACCGTCATTAGGGCAAAGCAGGATCCAGAACTGGGAAACGTGATTGAAATAAAACATACTGAGGGCTTCACTAGTCTGTATGCTCATTGCCAAAAGCTACTAGTAAACCAAGGTGACATCGTCGTTCGCGGTCAACTCATTGCAGAGGTCGGTAATACTGGCCGCTCTACAGGGCCACATTTACATTTCAGCATTTATAAGAACGGCACACTACTCAACCCAATGGATGTCTTGGCTTTCACTAAGCCAGCAGCAGCTAAAGAGAACTAA
- a CDS encoding SPOR domain-containing protein, whose product MKYLIAILLLSTQLVFAQNAESEKQGVVGIRYTKNADGMIVIKYVEDNSPAAQAGIQVNDIMISVDGSSLKGMDPGNIKNMLRGKVGSTAEIKLENSQTKNEYSVSVVRKIVRFGTNDGSKDSLTKTTVVEASNADKSEAAIKAPPPKATVKPTEKIPASTTPLAATATATQNASTSNPEKASANPSSDSKYFVQTGAFFTKEIANDQVAAFNQKGYTSFVDPAKINGSNVFRVRIGPLPTQQSAEAISKKLASQGISASIIEASKN is encoded by the coding sequence GTGAAATACCTTATCGCCATCCTCCTTTTATCCACACAATTGGTTTTTGCTCAAAATGCTGAGAGCGAGAAGCAAGGGGTTGTTGGGATTCGCTACACCAAAAACGCGGATGGGATGATCGTCATTAAGTATGTCGAGGACAACTCGCCAGCAGCGCAGGCAGGCATTCAAGTCAATGACATCATGATTAGCGTCGATGGATCAAGCCTTAAAGGAATGGATCCAGGCAATATTAAGAATATGCTTCGTGGCAAAGTTGGTAGCACTGCCGAGATCAAGCTAGAGAACTCTCAAACCAAGAATGAATATTCTGTTAGCGTAGTGCGCAAGATTGTCCGCTTTGGGACTAATGATGGCTCAAAAGATTCGCTTACAAAAACTACTGTAGTTGAGGCAAGCAATGCGGATAAGAGTGAGGCGGCCATCAAAGCCCCACCTCCTAAAGCTACCGTCAAGCCAACTGAAAAAATTCCAGCAAGCACAACTCCATTGGCTGCAACAGCGACTGCAACACAAAATGCCTCAACTTCAAACCCGGAGAAAGCCTCTGCAAACCCTTCCAGTGACTCCAAATACTTTGTTCAAACTGGGGCTTTTTTCACAAAAGAGATTGCCAATGATCAGGTTGCGGCCTTTAATCAAAAGGGCTATACAAGTTTTGTTGATCCTGCAAAAATTAATGGTAGCAATGTGTTCCGCGTGCGCATTGGGCCCTTGCCAACACAACAGAGTGCTGAAGCAATCTCTAAAAAACTCGCTAGCCAAGGCATTAGCGCCTCAATCATCGAGGCCTCAAAGAACTGA
- a CDS encoding L,D-transpeptidase Cds6 family protein: MLKLAGSFVSFPLMPSILTEIRLSRKLCLEHKLSQFFQGALLLFFVSIAPAFAYVSPQPVENLLLKGDSKAALAQADALKKDLSPVDYANTKASALLMLGRWQEAANLLEPYYEKDRTNLLLANNYAVALWGMDKKDQARKVLETSLNTASPAFRSLRKIYSAQAAEAYAKALNEKNLAPPPILLAGSSGGTDLVDKPVVVAQAPKAPAPPTPTVTAAAPAPSTQAPKTSPVATPVTEVPPAQVAAVEKDAAPSPQELETITANMNGWVKAWSSKNVKSYLAYYSPSFSPDKGLSYSEWYEQRKQRVAKPGAINVEIRITKVVKSKGKIVVTFRQKYNSANVNTNSVKCLEWVNDKGTWLIAREFNK; the protein is encoded by the coding sequence ATGCTAAAATTGGCGGGTTCATTTGTCTCATTCCCCCTAATGCCATCCATTTTGACTGAAATTCGTTTATCTAGAAAATTGTGCCTAGAGCACAAACTCTCGCAATTTTTTCAGGGTGCCCTTTTATTGTTTTTTGTAAGCATTGCTCCTGCATTTGCTTATGTTTCTCCACAGCCTGTAGAAAATCTTCTCTTAAAAGGCGATTCAAAAGCAGCCCTTGCGCAAGCGGATGCGCTCAAGAAGGATTTATCCCCGGTTGACTACGCCAACACGAAAGCTTCCGCTTTATTAATGTTAGGGCGCTGGCAAGAGGCTGCTAATCTTTTAGAGCCTTATTACGAAAAAGACCGCACAAATCTTCTATTGGCCAATAATTATGCAGTTGCCTTGTGGGGGATGGATAAAAAAGATCAGGCGCGTAAGGTTTTAGAAACATCCCTCAATACTGCGTCGCCTGCATTCAGAAGTTTGCGCAAAATTTATTCAGCTCAGGCAGCTGAGGCTTATGCAAAAGCTTTAAATGAAAAAAATTTGGCGCCTCCACCCATTTTATTAGCAGGCTCTAGTGGCGGTACTGATTTGGTGGATAAGCCGGTAGTCGTTGCACAGGCTCCCAAAGCGCCTGCACCCCCAACGCCCACAGTGACGGCAGCAGCTCCAGCACCCAGTACTCAGGCGCCCAAGACAAGCCCTGTAGCTACCCCAGTTACAGAGGTACCACCAGCTCAGGTTGCAGCAGTCGAGAAAGATGCTGCACCTTCTCCGCAAGAGCTTGAAACCATCACTGCAAATATGAATGGATGGGTTAAGGCATGGTCCAGTAAAAACGTGAAATCGTATTTAGCTTATTACTCGCCGAGTTTTTCGCCTGACAAAGGCTTATCCTATTCAGAGTGGTATGAGCAAAGGAAACAAAGGGTCGCTAAACCAGGTGCTATCAATGTTGAAATTAGAATCACGAAAGTGGTTAAATCGAAGGGCAAGATTGTTGTTACCTTTAGGCAGAAGTACAACTCTGCAAACGTCAATACAAATTCTGTGAAGTGTTTGGAATGGGTAAATGACAAGGGAACTTGGTTGATTGCTCGTGAATTTAATAAATAA
- a CDS encoding L,D-transpeptidase family protein, with translation MNLINNNHFDSGARQLRLKSLLIAGFLTAPMLCLANGDTAVRQATQELVRNGNLDKALDLLNKSEVEHPNFRLATFMRAELLTALTGGAIANKSMSEVRDVEAPQNLLSELQLRNSVIPNLTDLRPAQVLKMPKNADVILIDASISRAYLLRNKDGDPVWEKDYFVTIGKLGVGKKKEGDLKSPLGVYSVTMQIPKQQLRSIFGAGALELSFPNALDKKLDISGSGIWLHGVPKNTYSRAPKASDGCLAFANDDVREIIELAKKRQIHVSVVPSVQWLKKSDWNARSAQVSNEIAAFRAESLKIKTSIPPEAIYAPESTSTLVIDQPIGQAEGSPVYREYWDKNGNSWTLKFKSRT, from the coding sequence GTGAATTTAATAAATAACAATCACTTTGATAGCGGAGCACGTCAATTGCGCTTGAAATCCTTATTGATCGCTGGCTTTTTAACGGCCCCAATGCTTTGTTTAGCAAATGGCGATACCGCTGTTCGTCAGGCCACTCAAGAATTGGTTCGTAATGGTAATCTCGACAAAGCCCTAGACTTATTAAATAAGTCTGAAGTTGAACATCCCAATTTCCGTTTGGCAACATTTATGCGTGCTGAATTGCTAACTGCACTTACCGGCGGAGCAATTGCCAATAAGTCTATGAGCGAGGTACGGGATGTTGAAGCCCCTCAAAATTTATTATCGGAGCTTCAGTTAAGAAACTCCGTTATCCCCAATTTGACAGATCTTCGCCCAGCTCAGGTTCTGAAAATGCCCAAGAATGCAGATGTCATTTTGATTGACGCATCGATTTCTCGCGCCTATCTTTTGCGCAATAAAGATGGTGACCCTGTCTGGGAGAAAGATTATTTCGTCACTATCGGTAAATTAGGTGTGGGCAAGAAAAAAGAGGGTGATCTTAAGTCGCCCTTAGGTGTCTACTCTGTCACGATGCAGATCCCTAAGCAGCAATTAAGGTCCATCTTTGGGGCTGGTGCACTGGAATTAAGTTTCCCAAATGCGCTCGATAAGAAGTTGGACATTAGCGGTTCAGGAATTTGGTTGCATGGTGTGCCCAAAAACACTTACAGTAGAGCCCCTAAGGCCTCTGATGGATGCCTTGCTTTTGCCAACGATGATGTCCGAGAAATTATTGAGTTAGCTAAAAAACGCCAAATCCATGTGAGTGTGGTTCCTTCAGTCCAATGGCTAAAGAAGTCTGATTGGAATGCGCGTTCAGCTCAGGTCAGCAACGAAATCGCTGCATTTAGGGCCGAAAGCCTAAAGATAAAAACTTCTATACCGCCTGAGGCAATTTATGCCCCAGAGTCAACATCCACCTTGGTGATTGATCAGCCGATCGGTCAGGCAGAGGGCTCCCCAGTCTATAGAGAATATTGGGATAAAAACGGCAATAGCTGGACCTTAAAGTTCAAAAGCCGTACTTAA
- a CDS encoding CBS domain-containing protein: MPLVKNCLANKSNTLISVQSSDYVVKVLELMRYNLVRSVLVIDSEKLVGIISQGDCAIKVLLPGLSAKEVLVKDVMTANPISVGYEDDLRDCMQIMISKRIRHLPVLDEDKVRGVVSIGDVVKDTLEHRTGQIKFLERYIKEWDNSQNADK; the protein is encoded by the coding sequence ATGCCATTAGTAAAAAATTGCTTGGCCAACAAATCGAATACTCTCATTTCAGTTCAGTCCTCTGATTATGTAGTAAAGGTATTGGAGCTCATGCGCTACAATTTGGTTCGCTCCGTGTTGGTAATTGATTCAGAAAAGTTGGTAGGAATTATTTCTCAAGGGGACTGCGCTATTAAAGTGCTGCTTCCTGGCCTAAGCGCTAAAGAAGTATTGGTCAAAGATGTGATGACTGCTAATCCAATCTCAGTTGGTTATGAAGATGATTTGCGTGACTGTATGCAAATCATGATTTCTAAAAGGATTCGTCATTTACCAGTATTGGATGAAGACAAAGTGAGAGGTGTTGTTTCTATTGGCGATGTCGTCAAAGATACTTTGGAGCACAGAACTGGCCAAATCAAATTTTTAGAGCGCTACATTAAAGAGTGGGATAACTCACAAAATGCTGATAAATAG